The following are encoded together in the Tripterygium wilfordii isolate XIE 37 chromosome 3, ASM1340144v1, whole genome shotgun sequence genome:
- the LOC119995019 gene encoding zinc finger protein ZAT11-like produces the protein MFCWTEGMKRRSREGGERMMFQCKTCNRKFSSFQALGGHRASHNKKRPGLMGLEPPNKKVVVVVESMNKMHGCSVCGRKFGNGQALGGHMRKHNRSTPTLTHHHQSSFIPIPTSFSLDLNLTPLENDLGLLFQLLEAGSL, from the coding sequence ATGTTTTGTTGGACAGAGGGCATGAAGAGGAGAAGCAGAGAAGGTGGAGAGAGAATGATGTTCCAATGCAAGACTTGTAATCGCAAATTCTCATCTTTTCAAGCACTGGGAGGACACCGAGCGAGTCACAACAAGAAGAGACCAGGATTAATGGGACTTGAACCGCCTAACAAAAAAGTAGTAGTGGTAGTTGAAAGCATGAATAAGATGCATGGCTGCTCTGTTTGTGGCCGTAAGTTTGGTAATGGACAGGCTTTGGGTGGCCATATGAGGAAGCATAATAGATCCACTCCTACTCTTACTCATCATCACCAAAGCAGCTTTATTCCAATTCCTACTAGTTTCTCATTGGACTTGAACTTGACACCATTGGAGAATGATTTGGGCCTTCTTTTTCAGCTTTTAGAAGCTGGttctttatga